Below is a window of Anaeromyxobacter diazotrophicus DNA.
GTCCCTCAACATGCTGTCCCGCGGCGAGCGGATCGAGCCGCGGCCGACGGTCACCTCGCAGCCGGCGGTGCAGCCGGAGCAGAGCTCGGCCGTCCTGGCGCGCTAGGCCAGGGCGCTCGCAGGGACGCGTGACGCGGTCGCGGGCGAGCGGGCGCCGGGAGGCGTCCCGCCGCCTCGCGCCGCGCCGGGAGCACGCGGGCGCGCCGCGCGCCCCCTCGCGCGTTAGACACGCGCGATGGATCTCCAGCTGCGGGGGAAGCGCGCGGTGGTGACCGGCTCGACGGCGGGCATCGGGCTCGCCGTCGCGATCGAGCTGGCGCGCGAGGGCGCGGCCGTGGTGGTGAACGGCCGGACCGCCGCGCGCGTCGAGCAGGCGATGGCGCGCGTGCGCCGCGAGGCGCCGGGCGCGGAGGTGGCGGGGGTGGCCGCCGACCTCGGCAGCGCGCGCGGCGCGGAGCACGTGGCCGCCGCGGCGCCGGACGCCGACATCCTCGTCAACAACGTGGGCATCTTCGAGGCGAAGCCGTTCGCCGAGGTGCCGGACGCGGACTGGCTCCGTTTCCTGGAGGTGAACCTCCTGTCCGGCGTCCGCCTCTCCCGCCACCACCTCCCGCGCATGCTGGAGCGGCGCTGGGGCCGGGTCCTGTTCATCTCGAGCGAGAGCGCGCTCCAGATCCCGGCCGAGATGATCCACTACGGGGTGACGAAGACCGCCCAGCTCGGCCTCGCGCGCGGGCTGGCCGAGCTGACGCGCGGGACCGCCGTCACCGTGAACGCCATCCTGGCCGGCCCGACCGCCAGCGAGGGGGTGGGCGAGTTCGTCGCCGGGCTGGCGCGGCAGCAGGGCAAGGGCGCGGACGAGGTCGAGCGCGACTTCTTCCGCGAGGCGCGGCCGACCTCGCTGCTCCAGCGCTTCGAGACCCCGGAGGAGATCGCGTCGCTCGTGGCCTTCGTCGCGAGCGAGCGCGCCTCGGGCGTGAACGGGGCCGCGCTCCGCGTCGACGGCGGGGTTGTCCGGGCCATCGTCTGATGGCGCAGCCCAGTTGAAGTGACGCTTGCGATGGGGGGTGTTTGCGGGGGGAGAGTTCTCCCCCCGCAAGTGAGGCGCCGAAGGCGCCGGACCTGATCTCACGGCGGGGCGGCGCCGCCGCGATCAACTCGACCGAGCGCCGCCGTGAGGCGGTCAGGGTGGCCGGGCCGGCAGGCCGGCCGCGGCGTGCGCCCGCCAGCCGGCGCGGAGCTGGGCGCGCCAGCTCAGGCTCTCGCGGATGAAGGCGGCGGCGCGCCCCGGCGCGCGCACGGCCTCGAGCGCGGCGCGGGCGCCCTGCGCCACGCGCGCCGGCGCGCCCTCGGCCGAGAGCGCCCGGGCGAGCTGCCGCCCCAGCGGCGCCAGCGGGCGGCCGGGCGTGTCGGTCACGAGCCGCAGGACGAGGAACGGGATCCCCGCCGCCCCGGCCACCTCGCCCAGCGCCGCCGACTCCATGTCCACCGCGGCCGGCGGCCCGAGGCCCGCGACGGGCCCGGCCAGCGCCTCGCCGGCGGTGAGCAGCTGGCAGGCGGTGGCGCCCGCCGCCACCCGCAGCAGGCCCGGCGGGAGCACCACCTCGACGGCGCGCCCGCCGGCGAGCCGGTGCAGGCTCGAGGCGGTCACCCACGCCAGCGGGGCCACGCCCGCGGTGAGCGCGCCGGCGAAGCCGGTCGAGACGGCGAGCGCCGCCCTGGGCCGGGGCGGGCGGCCCACCACCCCCGGCCCGCCCTCGAGCCAGCGCGCCAGCGCCGCGGCGGCGCGGGCGGGGCCGACGCCGGTCTCGAGGACCTCGAACCCGGCCGCCCCGGCGTCGGCGATCCCGCGGCGGCACGCGTCCGCCTCGGTGCCGGTGGCCGCGCAGACGACGATCACGCCAGGCTGCTCCGCGCCCGGAAGCGCCACGCCAGGGTCGCGAGCGTCGCGGCGATCACGGCGCCGGAGGCGGCCGCCAGCGCGTGGTCCTCGATCGCGAGGGTGACCACCAGGTTGAACGCGAACACGCCGGCGTAGACCGCGTACACGGCCCACACGAAGCGCGGCGAGACGCGCCGCCACGGCCCGGCGCACCAGGGCAGCACGCGCAGCGCGAGCTGGAACGCCCACTGGCTCGCGGCGCCGACGAAGAACCAGCCGGCGAAGTTGGCGGCGGTCACGCCGAAGTAGAAGCCCCGGTACGGATACTCGTAGACGCGCCCGAGGAACCACTTCTCGCCCTGGAGCGCGACCGGGTCGATGACGACGTCGAGCAGCATCATCACCAGCCCGCCCACCAGCGGCGTCGACGGGCGGCGCAGGCCGGGCCACTCGCCGCGGGCCAGGGCGTCCGGCGGCGAGCGCAGCGCCGCCGCCAGGGCGAAGCTGAAGTAGGAGAGGAAGACGAACGAGAGGGAGTCCCAGAACGGCACGTTCGCGATCCACAGCTCGCGCGTCCGGGTCTCGTCGAAGTAGCGGTACGGGCCGAAGGGGAAGCCGTTGCGCGTGGAGCTGAACTCGCAGCCGAAGGCGATGAGCCAGGTCGAGACGGCGAAGGTGAGGGTGCGCCGCAGGCCGAGCTGGTGGCCGGCGAAGGCGAGGAAGCAGGCGAAGAACGCGTAGACGTAGGGCCGGTGCACCACCGTGCCCCACAGGAGCGAGAGCCCGGCCGCGGCCACGGGCACCTACGCGCCGCTCGCGGCGCAGAACCGGCCGAGCGCCATGAGGGGGAAGTAGTGCCGGTACAGGTGGTACCGGAGGTAGAAGTGCCGCGGGAACCCGGTCCCGGTGAAGGCGGCCTCCTCCCACGACCCGGCCGCCGGGCCGGCGTCGAGCTGGCGGTCGACGAGCCAGGCGACGCCGCGCGCCACCGCCTCGTCCTCCGGCGGGCGGTAGGCGAGCAGCCCCATCACGCCCCAGGCCGTCTGCGAGGCGGTCGACGGTCCCCGCCCCATGGCGGCGCGATCCGCGTACGAGTCGAGGCCCTCGCCGAAGCCGCCGTCCGCGTTCTGGACCGACGCGAGCCAGCGCAGCGCGCGCGCGACCATGGGGTCCGAGCCGGGGACGCGCTGGCGCGCCAGGCCGCAGAGCACGTTCGAGGTCCCGTAGACGTAGTTCACGCCCCACCGGCCGTAGAAGCTGCCCTCCGGCTCCTGGGCCCCCCGCAGGTAGGCGAGGCCCCGGCGGCAGGCGGCGCGCCAGCGCGGGTCCTCGAGCGCGCCGAGCGCCTCGAGCACCCGCCCGGTGACGTCCGGCGACGAGGGATCGCAGAGCGAGTCCATGTCCGAGAACGGGATCTGGTTCAGGAAGGTGCGGTCGTTCTGGACGTCGAAGGCGGCCCAGCCGCCGTCGCGGTTCTGCATCGAGACCATCCAGGCCGCGCCGCGCCGGACGACCTCGTCGCCGCGGCGGGAGGGGTCGCCCTTGAGGAAGGCAAGCAGCACCGCGGCCGTGTCGTCGACGTCCGGGTACCAGGTGTTCGCGTGCTCGAACGACCAGCCGCCGGGCGCGCCGCGGCGGTTGTAGACCTTCCAGTCGCCGTGGTCCTCGAGGATCTGCTTCCGCTCGATCCACCGGCGCACCGCGGCGAGGCGCGGCGCGCGGCCATCCTGACCCGCGTCGGCCAGCGCGATGAGCGAGAGCGCCGAGTCCCACACCGGCGACTGGCACGCCTCGACCCGGAAGCCCTCGCCGTCCTCGATCCCGAAGCGCTCGATGGCCTCGAGGCCGCGGCGGACCGGATCCGAGTCGAGCGGGTGCCCGGCGAGGTGGAGCGCCAGCACGCCGTTCAGCATGGGCGGGAAGATCCCCGCCCAGTCGCCGCTCTCCTCCTGGTGCTCCAGCACCCACCGCTCGCACGCGCGCAGCGCGTGCTGGCGGAGGCGGGGGAGGGGGCCGGCCTCCCGCAGCCCCTCGTAGGCGCGGAGCAGCGCGTCGCCGGCGTTGAAGAACGCCTTCCAGCCGGGGCCGTCGCGGAGCAGCGTCGCCGCCACCGACGGGCGGTAGGGGACGTGCTTGTGGGCGGGGTCGAGCCAGAGGTGGTCGAGCCAGCCGCTCTCCGGGGAGCGGCCGCCCGGGAGCGCGAAGACGGGCCGGTGGTGGAAGAGGATGAAGAGCGGGACCATGGTGCTGCGCGCCCAGCTCGACAGCCGGTAGATGTTGATGGCGCTCCAGGGCGGCAGGAGGATGATCTCCGGCGGCACCGACGGCACCGCATCCCAGGGGAACAGGCCGAAGAGGGCCAGGTTGATGCGCGTGAAGACGCGCACCCTGGCGATCCCGCCGGCGGCGCGGATGAAGCGCTCGGCGCGGAGCATCGGCTCGTCGTCCCGGGGCCGCCCCAGCAGGCGCAGCGCGAGGTAGCACTCGACCGCCGTGGAGACGTCGCCGGGCAGCCCGTGCCCGATCCCCCAGCTCCCGTCGGGGTGCTGGCGCGAGAGCAGGTAGCGGGTGGTCGCCTCGGCGCGCGCGGCGAGATCCAGCCCGAGCGCCTGGCGCAGCAGCACGTACTCCGCGGTGATGGTGGGGTTCGACTCGAGCTCCGCGCACCAGTGGTCGGCCCGCTGGATCCGGAACAGGAAGTCCCCCGCCGCCCGGGCCGCCTCCCGCGCCCGGCCGGCGAGCGGCGGCGCGATGCTCCGCACCGGGGCGCTGGTCACGCGTGGCTCCCGGCGCCCTCGAGCCCGGCGGCCCACGCCCGGAACGCCGCGGAGGGGAGCAGCGCCAGCTTCTCGCCGAGCTTGAGGTGCGCCCGCCGCGTGAAGACGTCGTACCCGGCGGCGCGGATCTTCCCCAGGATGCCGGAGTAGGCGTCGACGGCGAACTCGAAGGCGGCGCGCCCGCGGCCGCTGGTGAGGAGCGGGATGAGGGCGCGCCCCTCGGCGTAGAGGCGCTGGGCGCGCTCGATCTGGAAGTCCATCAGGGCCCGGAAGCGGGCGTCGGTGCGGCCGGCGGCCAGGTCCGCGTCGGAGACGCCGAACCGCAGCAGGTCCTCGCCGGGCAGGTAGACGCGCCCGCGCCGGAAGTCCTCCCCGACGTCGCGGAGGATGTTGGTGAGCTGCATGGCCGTGCCGAGCGTCTTCGCGTGCTCGAGCGCGCGGCTCTCGGGCCGGTAGCCCGCCACCGGCGTGATGAGGAGCCCGATCGTCCCGGCCACGCGGTAGCAGTAGAGCTCGAGCTCCGCGAACGTCGCGAAGCGGACCGGCTCGAGGTCCGTCGCCACGCCGGTCAAGAGGTCGTCGAAGGGCTCGAGCGGGAGCTGGTAGCGCCGCACCGTCTCCCCCAGCACGGCGAAGCGGGGCTGGCGGCTCTCGCCGGCGACGGCGCGCCGGAGCTCGGCCGCCATGTCGCGCAGGCGCGCGCGGATGGCGTCGGGGGTGTCGCCGGGCGCGGGCTCGTCGACGGCGTCGTCCGCCACCCGCGCGAAGCCGTACAGCGCCGCGATGGCGTTCCCGCGCTCGGCCCCGAGCACGCGCGCCATGACGTGGAAGGTCTTCCCGTGCTCGCGCAGGATGCGCCAGCAGTCCGCCCACCCCTCGAGCAGCTCGCCCTGCGACACGCCGCGGCTCGGCTCCGGACGCTCCGCTGCGATCGGCATCTCCATCGCTCAACCCCCCGAGGCTGCGTCGACCATCGCTCGCCGGCCCTCGCCCCGCCCTCCCGGGCGCCGGTGGGCGCGCCTGCCCGCGGCGAGCCCCCGGTCGGCGTGCAGGGCCGCGATCTTGCCGGAGAGGGCGGCGGTCGGCACCGCCCCCGGCCACACCGTGAAGTGACCCGCCAGGTGAAGGTTGTCGAGCGGCGTGGCGACGTGCGCGAGCGGGTTCACGAACGGGAAGTTGCGCCAGTTGAGCTCGAAGCCGCAGGTGCCGCCGAAGGCGTTGCGCGTGAAGCGGACGGTCGAGGCGGGGGTGCCCACGTCGCGGTAGACGACGCGGGCGCCGGCGCCCGGCACGAGCCGCTCGAACGAGGCGAGGAGCTGGTCGGCCACCTCGCGCTTCAGGCGGCGGTAGGCGGGGGTCCGCGGCGGCGTCGCGCGCTCGCGGGCCGGGTCGCCGGTGAGCCCGGTCCCCCAGCCGCCCTGCCAGTCGTGCCGCGTGAACGCCTGGAGCACCACCGCCGAGCGCGCCCCCGGGACCGGGTCGGCGATCCCGTGCGCGGTGACCTCGAGGAACGCCTTGCGGTGCGCGTCCGGGTCCCGCGGGTCGAGGGTGGTCTGGCAGTCGAAGGAGGGGAAGTAGAAGACGTGCGAGGTCCGGAGCTGCTCGCGCAGCGCCGCCGCGGGGAGGTCGAGCCCCAGGTAGACCGAGACCATCGCGTCCGAGTGCCGCGCGCGGTCGAGGCGGTCGAGCTCGCGCCGGTCGTAGCGCTCCGCCCCGACGAGCCCGTGGACCGCCTGGCGATAGTCGCCGCAGTAGACGACCTGGCGCGCCGCGAACCGCTCCCCCTTGTGCGTGAGGACCGCGCGGACCTCGTCGCCCGCCTTCTCGAGCGCGGTGACGGTCCGCTTGAAGAGGAAGCGGACGCCGCGCTCCTCCAGCCGCGCGACCCAGCGGTCGAGCCACGGCTGCAGCCCGCCCTCCGGGTACCAGTAGTCGTGCGCCCAGAGGTGCCAGAACGCCGAGGCGACGAACACGTTCATCCCGGTGTAGCCGCAGCGGGAGAGCAGGTCGCGCGCGCCCGACGGCGGGAGCTGGCGCTCGTACCAGGGCCTGAAGTCGTCGAGCAGCAGCGTGCGCAGGTCCGCCACCCGCTGCACGGCCGCGGCCGGGGAGGCCCACCCCGGCCCGCCCAGCGCCCGGGAGATCCAGCGGGGGAGCGCCAGCGCGCTCTCGTCCTCCACGTAGGGCACCCGCGCCGGGGTGAAGAGGCGCTGGATGAGCGCGGAGGTGCGCTCGTGGAGCGCGAAGACGCGCCCGAAGCCCTCGGCGCTCTCCGGGTAGGCCTGCTGGAACGCCCGCCGGATCTGGGGCAGCGACTCGACGTCCGCGTCGAGCCCCGGCATCACCAGGCGGTAGCGCGCGCGGCGGAAGCGCGCCAGGTCGGAGAGGCCGTACTGGTCGAGCAGCGGGAAGACGATCCCCATGCCCTCGAAGGACTGGCAGCCCACGTCGAAGTAGAAGCCGCGGCGGTGGATGCCCGACATGAGGCCGCCCGCCTGGTGGTTGTGCTCGAGCACGAGCACGCTCCGGCCGCGCCGCTCGAGCTCGCTCGCGGCCACCAGGCCGGCGATGCCGGCGCCGACGACGACGGCGTCGTACCCGGCGCGGGAGGCGGGCTCGCGTCCCGGGGCGGTCACGCCGGCTCCTGCGCGGTGAGATCGCGGGCGCGGACCAGCGGCCGGAGCCGCAGCTCCGGGACGGTGCGGCACCCGGTGACGAACATCGCCGTGCGCAGCTCCTCGATGACCCGGCGCAGCGCGAGCACCGCCTCCTCGGTCGAGCGCTCCGCCGCCTTGAGGAGCGGGAGCGCCAGCGCCACGGCGTCCGCGCCGAGCGCCAGCGCCTTGGCGGCCTCGATGCCGTTGCGGATGCCGCCGGAGGCGATGACCACGCGATCCGGGAGCACGGCGCGGCAGGTGGCGACGCTCTCGGCGGTGGGGATCCCCCAGCGCGCGAAGAGCTCGCCGGTGCTGCGCTGCACCGGGTCGGCGGTGCGCAGGCTCTCGATCCTGGCCCAGGAGGTCCCGCCCACGCCGGCGGTCTCGACGCCCGCCACCGGCAGCTCGCGGATCTTGAGCGCGGTGGCGCGGCTGATCCCGGCGCCGACCTCCTTGAGCAGGACGGGGACCCCCACCGCGGGCGCGACCTCGCGCAGCCGCGCGACGAGCCCGGCGAAGCGGGTGTCGCCCTCGGGCTGGATGGCCTCCTGCAGCGGGTTCAGGTGGAAGTTGAACGCGTCGCAGCCGACCGCCTCGACGAGGCGCCTCACCTCCGCCGCGCCCACCCCGTAGTTGAGCTGGACGGCGCCCACGTTGCCGAAGAGGAGCCGGAGCCCGGGCGCGACCTCGCGCACCGCGAAGGTCGCGCGGGTCGAGGGGTCCTCCAGCATCCGGCGCTGCGAGCCGAGCGCGAACCCGACGCCGCACGCCTCGGCCGCCTTCGCAAGCCGCTGGTTCAGCTCGCCGGCGCGCGGGGTCCCGCCGGTCATCGCCCCCACCACGAGCGGCGCGGCGAGGCGCTTGCCCAGGAGCTCGGTCTCGGTCGTGACCGCCGCCCGGTCGACCTCGGGCAGCGCGTCGTGCTCGAAGCGCAGGCCCCCGAAGCCGCTCGCGTCGCCCGCCCCGAGCTCGACCGGCGCGGTCAGGCACAGCGTGAGGTGGCTGTCCTTCCGGTCCATCCGCTCCCCCGCCTCAGCCCACCGTGGAGCGGATGGACCGCACCACGTTCCCGAGCGACGCCATGCTGTCCTCGACCGCCGAGGGCTCGTAGCCGCAGTGGACCATGCAGTCGGCGCACTTCTCGTGCCGCCCGGTCCCGTAGCGATCCCAGTCGGTCTCCTCCATCAGCTCGCGGAAGGTCCGGGCGTAACCCTCGCCGAAGAGGTAGCAGGGGCGCTGCCAGCCGAGGACGCTGTAGTTGGGGCTGCCCCAGGGCGTGCACTGGTACTCCCGCTCGCCCTTCAGGAAGTCGAGGTAGAGCGGGGAGTGGTTGAAGCGCCAGCGCCGCGCGGCGGCCGGCGCCAGCGCCTCGCGGAAGAGCGCACGGGTCTGCTCGCGGTGCAGGAACTTGTCCTGGACCGGCGCCCGCTCGTAGCCGTAGCCGGGGGAGATGGTCATCCCGTCCACCCCGAGCGCGGTCACCTCGTCGAAGAAGCGGTGCAGGTCGGCCGGGTCGTGGCCGACGAAGATGGTCGAGTTGGTGGTGACGCGGAAGCCGCGCGCCTTGGCGGCCCGGATGGCCGCCACCGCGGCGCGGTGGACGCCCGCCCGCTGGACCGAGGCGTCGTGCCGCGCCTCGACCCCATCGAGGTGGACGTTGAAGGTGAGCCGGTCGTCGGGCTGGAACAGGTCGAGCTTGCGCTCGAGCAGGATGGCGTTCGTGCAGAGGTAGACGAACTTGCCCCGCTCGACCAGCCCGGCCGCGATCCGGTCGATGGCCGGGTGGATGAGCGGCTCGCCGCCGGCGATGCTCACCATGGGGGCGCCGCACTCCTCCGCCGCGGCCCAGCACTGCTCCGGGGAGAGGTGCTGGTCGAGGATGCGCTCGGGGTGCTGGATCTTCCCGCACCCCGCGCACTCCAGGTTGCACCGGAAGAGCGGCTCGAGCATCAGCACGAGCGGGTAGCGCTTGCGGCGCCGGAGCTTCTGGGCGGCGATGTACTTCCCCACCGCGATGGCCTGCTTCAACGGGATGCCCACGCCACCCTCCTCCTGGAGCG
It encodes the following:
- the fni gene encoding type 2 isopentenyl-diphosphate Delta-isomerase, with translation MDRKDSHLTLCLTAPVELGAGDASGFGGLRFEHDALPEVDRAAVTTETELLGKRLAAPLVVGAMTGGTPRAGELNQRLAKAAEACGVGFALGSQRRMLEDPSTRATFAVREVAPGLRLLFGNVGAVQLNYGVGAAEVRRLVEAVGCDAFNFHLNPLQEAIQPEGDTRFAGLVARLREVAPAVGVPVLLKEVGAGISRATALKIRELPVAGVETAGVGGTSWARIESLRTADPVQRSTGELFARWGIPTAESVATCRAVLPDRVVIASGGIRNGIEAAKALALGADAVALALPLLKAAERSTEEAVLALRRVIEELRTAMFVTGCRTVPELRLRPLVRARDLTAQEPA
- a CDS encoding SDR family NAD(P)-dependent oxidoreductase, whose protein sequence is MDLQLRGKRAVVTGSTAGIGLAVAIELAREGAAVVVNGRTAARVEQAMARVRREAPGAEVAGVAADLGSARGAEHVAAAAPDADILVNNVGIFEAKPFAEVPDADWLRFLEVNLLSGVRLSRHHLPRMLERRWGRVLFISSESALQIPAEMIHYGVTKTAQLGLARGLAELTRGTAVTVNAILAGPTASEGVGEFVAGLARQQGKGADEVERDFFREARPTSLLQRFETPEEIASLVAFVASERASGVNGAALRVDGGVVRAIV
- the hpnH gene encoding adenosyl-hopene transferase HpnH; protein product: MGIPLKQAIAVGKYIAAQKLRRRKRYPLVLMLEPLFRCNLECAGCGKIQHPERILDQHLSPEQCWAAAEECGAPMVSIAGGEPLIHPAIDRIAAGLVERGKFVYLCTNAILLERKLDLFQPDDRLTFNVHLDGVEARHDASVQRAGVHRAAVAAIRAAKARGFRVTTNSTIFVGHDPADLHRFFDEVTALGVDGMTISPGYGYERAPVQDKFLHREQTRALFREALAPAAARRWRFNHSPLYLDFLKGEREYQCTPWGSPNYSVLGWQRPCYLFGEGYARTFRELMEETDWDRYGTGRHEKCADCMVHCGYEPSAVEDSMASLGNVVRSIRSTVG
- a CDS encoding phosphorylase family protein: MIVVCAATGTEADACRRGIADAGAAGFEVLETGVGPARAAAALARWLEGGPGVVGRPPRPRAALAVSTGFAGALTAGVAPLAWVTASSLHRLAGGRAVEVVLPPGLLRVAAGATACQLLTAGEALAGPVAGLGPPAAVDMESAALGEVAGAAGIPFLVLRLVTDTPGRPLAPLGRQLARALSAEGAPARVAQGARAALEAVRAPGRAAAFIRESLSWRAQLRAGWRAHAAAGLPARPP
- a CDS encoding phytoene/squalene synthase family protein: MPIAAERPEPSRGVSQGELLEGWADCWRILREHGKTFHVMARVLGAERGNAIAALYGFARVADDAVDEPAPGDTPDAIRARLRDMAAELRRAVAGESRQPRFAVLGETVRRYQLPLEPFDDLLTGVATDLEPVRFATFAELELYCYRVAGTIGLLITPVAGYRPESRALEHAKTLGTAMQLTNILRDVGEDFRRGRVYLPGEDLLRFGVSDADLAAGRTDARFRALMDFQIERAQRLYAEGRALIPLLTSGRGRAAFEFAVDAYSGILGKIRAAGYDVFTRRAHLKLGEKLALLPSAAFRAWAAGLEGAGSHA
- the shc gene encoding squalene--hopene cyclase; translated protein: MTSAPVRSIAPPLAGRAREAARAAGDFLFRIQRADHWCAELESNPTITAEYVLLRQALGLDLAARAEATTRYLLSRQHPDGSWGIGHGLPGDVSTAVECYLALRLLGRPRDDEPMLRAERFIRAAGGIARVRVFTRINLALFGLFPWDAVPSVPPEIILLPPWSAINIYRLSSWARSTMVPLFILFHHRPVFALPGGRSPESGWLDHLWLDPAHKHVPYRPSVAATLLRDGPGWKAFFNAGDALLRAYEGLREAGPLPRLRQHALRACERWVLEHQEESGDWAGIFPPMLNGVLALHLAGHPLDSDPVRRGLEAIERFGIEDGEGFRVEACQSPVWDSALSLIALADAGQDGRAPRLAAVRRWIERKQILEDHGDWKVYNRRGAPGGWSFEHANTWYPDVDDTAAVLLAFLKGDPSRRGDEVVRRGAAWMVSMQNRDGGWAAFDVQNDRTFLNQIPFSDMDSLCDPSSPDVTGRVLEALGALEDPRWRAACRRGLAYLRGAQEPEGSFYGRWGVNYVYGTSNVLCGLARQRVPGSDPMVARALRWLASVQNADGGFGEGLDSYADRAAMGRGPSTASQTAWGVMGLLAYRPPEDEAVARGVAWLVDRQLDAGPAAGSWEEAAFTGTGFPRHFYLRYHLYRHYFPLMALGRFCAASGA
- a CDS encoding carotenoid biosynthesis protein, encoding MAAAGLSLLWGTVVHRPYVYAFFACFLAFAGHQLGLRRTLTFAVSTWLIAFGCEFSSTRNGFPFGPYRYFDETRTRELWIANVPFWDSLSFVFLSYFSFALAAALRSPPDALARGEWPGLRRPSTPLVGGLVMMLLDVVIDPVALQGEKWFLGRVYEYPYRGFYFGVTAANFAGWFFVGAASQWAFQLALRVLPWCAGPWRRVSPRFVWAVYAVYAGVFAFNLVVTLAIEDHALAAASGAVIAATLATLAWRFRARSSLA
- a CDS encoding phytoene desaturase family protein, encoding MTAPGREPASRAGYDAVVVGAGIAGLVAASELERRGRSVLVLEHNHQAGGLMSGIHRRGFYFDVGCQSFEGMGIVFPLLDQYGLSDLARFRRARYRLVMPGLDADVESLPQIRRAFQQAYPESAEGFGRVFALHERTSALIQRLFTPARVPYVEDESALALPRWISRALGGPGWASPAAAVQRVADLRTLLLDDFRPWYERQLPPSGARDLLSRCGYTGMNVFVASAFWHLWAHDYWYPEGGLQPWLDRWVARLEERGVRFLFKRTVTALEKAGDEVRAVLTHKGERFAARQVVYCGDYRQAVHGLVGAERYDRRELDRLDRARHSDAMVSVYLGLDLPAAALREQLRTSHVFYFPSFDCQTTLDPRDPDAHRKAFLEVTAHGIADPVPGARSAVVLQAFTRHDWQGGWGTGLTGDPARERATPPRTPAYRRLKREVADQLLASFERLVPGAGARVVYRDVGTPASTVRFTRNAFGGTCGFELNWRNFPFVNPLAHVATPLDNLHLAGHFTVWPGAVPTAALSGKIAALHADRGLAAGRRAHRRPGGRGEGRRAMVDAASGG